A portion of the Limosilactobacillus reuteri genome contains these proteins:
- the mvaD gene encoding diphosphomevalonate decarboxylase — MATAKAHTNIALVKYWGKKDQELIIPQTDSLSLTLNEFYTTTTVNFDNHLTSDLVAIDQQTLSKQAAKKVVHVLDIVRQLSGIKSFARVESINHVPTAAGLASSASAFAALAGAASAAAGLNLSRRDLSRLARRGSGSATRSIYGGLVEWQKGTDDASSFAQPILENVDFPIEMLAVLVDTKKKKVSSRTGMQSSVETSPYYDAWRQVVANDMVAIKQAIKAKDIDQIGHIAEENALRMHALTFSADPGFTYFNGETLTIIKAVEDLRNQGVNCYYTMDAGPNVKVIYDRGNRSKIVEELSNIVGPERLMVSQPGPGIKIWNE; from the coding sequence ATGGCAACTGCAAAAGCACATACTAACATTGCGCTTGTTAAATATTGGGGGAAGAAGGATCAAGAATTAATCATTCCACAAACCGACAGTCTCTCCCTTACGCTTAATGAGTTTTACACCACTACTACCGTAAATTTTGATAATCACCTTACTTCAGACTTAGTTGCCATCGATCAACAGACACTCAGTAAGCAAGCGGCTAAAAAAGTAGTTCATGTTCTAGATATTGTTCGGCAACTAAGTGGAATAAAATCTTTTGCACGCGTAGAGTCAATTAATCATGTTCCAACTGCAGCCGGCCTTGCCTCTTCAGCTTCTGCCTTTGCCGCTTTAGCAGGTGCAGCCAGTGCTGCGGCCGGATTAAATCTCTCAAGACGTGATCTATCACGACTGGCCCGGCGCGGATCCGGTTCAGCAACTAGATCTATTTATGGTGGACTGGTTGAATGGCAAAAAGGGACTGACGATGCATCCTCATTTGCACAACCAATTTTAGAAAATGTTGACTTTCCAATTGAGATGTTAGCAGTCTTAGTTGATACAAAAAAGAAAAAAGTTTCCAGTCGCACTGGAATGCAATCCAGTGTTGAAACTTCACCCTACTATGATGCCTGGCGCCAAGTGGTAGCGAATGACATGGTTGCCATAAAGCAAGCTATTAAAGCAAAAGATATTGACCAAATCGGCCATATTGCTGAAGAAAATGCCCTTCGGATGCACGCACTTACCTTTTCAGCCGACCCCGGTTTTACCTACTTTAATGGTGAAACGCTAACCATCATTAAAGCAGTGGAAGACTTGCGCAACCAGGGAGTAAACTGCTATTATACGATGGATGCTGGTCCGAACGTCAAAGTTATTTACGACCGAGGAAACCGGAGTAAAATTGTTGAAGAATTAAGCAATATCGTTGGCCCAGAACGGTTGATGGTTTCACAACCGGGACCTGGAATAAAGATTTGGAATGAATAA
- the mvk gene encoding mevalonate kinase, which translates to MVKQQGIGTSHAKIILMGEHSVVYGQPAIALPLPSVQLSVTLSNRQDNQRIIKSRYYHGSLKNLPSSMIGIKELIDTLSARFNDQETGWDLKIESQLPAERGMGSSAASAIAIIRAFFDYYDEPLDRTLLLQLADVEEQITHRSPSGLDAATVSSDKPLFYVKGRIGIPIEMNLDASLVIADTGKKGATREAILAVKDELKNNNEKAEEHIKHLGELVNQTKDYLVQNDIVKLGDALNFAQTDLAALNVSDPSLDHLIHVARDNGALGAKLTGGGRGGCMIALMQTAMGARRLASILKENGAHDIWLQPLDKRGNN; encoded by the coding sequence ATGGTGAAACAACAAGGGATTGGTACTAGCCATGCGAAAATCATTTTAATGGGAGAACATAGCGTAGTATACGGTCAACCGGCAATAGCCTTACCATTGCCAAGCGTTCAATTATCAGTTACGCTCAGCAATCGCCAAGATAACCAGCGAATTATTAAAAGCCGTTATTATCATGGTAGTTTAAAAAATTTACCTTCTTCCATGATTGGAATTAAAGAATTAATTGATACTTTATCTGCAAGGTTTAATGACCAAGAAACTGGTTGGGACTTAAAAATTGAAAGTCAATTACCTGCAGAACGAGGAATGGGGTCGTCTGCTGCCAGCGCGATTGCAATTATTCGGGCATTCTTTGACTATTATGATGAACCGCTTGATCGAACATTATTGCTTCAGCTTGCAGATGTTGAGGAACAAATTACACATCGTAGTCCATCCGGTTTAGACGCTGCTACTGTCAGTTCAGATAAACCGCTTTTTTATGTTAAGGGGCGGATTGGGATACCAATTGAAATGAACCTTGATGCTTCTTTAGTAATTGCTGATACTGGAAAAAAAGGTGCTACTAGGGAAGCTATTTTGGCAGTTAAAGATGAACTGAAAAATAACAACGAAAAAGCTGAGGAACATATTAAGCACCTCGGTGAATTAGTAAACCAAACAAAAGACTATCTTGTGCAAAATGATATTGTAAAATTAGGCGACGCTCTTAACTTTGCGCAAACTGATTTAGCCGCTCTTAACGTGTCAGACCCATCATTAGATCACCTTATTCATGTCGCACGTGATAATGGTGCTCTTGGTGCAAAACTAACTGGCGGCGGTCGCGGTGGTTGCATGATTGCCTTAATGCAAACAGCTATGGGAGCTCGTCGCCTTGCAAGCATCTTAAAAGAGAACGGGGCGCATGATATTTGGCTTCAACCACTTGATAAGCGAGGTAATAACTAA
- a CDS encoding helicase C-terminal domain-containing protein, with protein MTQRSSQRTKKRDKKAPIYSVVDLETTGTNVNHGDRIIQIGCVLVQDGEIINHFETKINPREKIPRSIVQLTGIEDKDVRKAPLFEDIAGTIYSLLAETTFVAHNVNFDFPFLNAELERAGYPSLSIPAIDTVTLSQILLPTAKSFRLRDLTSSLHIEHDHPHSAVSDAEATADLLNDLLKRIQELPTLTLEKITQLKLNLPQQTAGVFDAELQRRRKSPQPLSEELYVSHGIVLHKSRPITANSQREKYKYPSTKKAKEKLYGDTLRLRSVQAKMMNSIYNNYTHDEPQNMIVEAGTGVGKTLGYLFPLSYVAYPDKKIVVSTATNILQQQIIDTSIAQLNKVLPFKMNSVIIKGNAHYIDIARFVHSLSVIEDSKLVQLLKAKILVWLLSTQSGDLDELNLNSQQSPYFTEIRHQGIRSLNPANAFYHDDFLIRREKRLHQADIIITNHAYLVAHAQELGDGTRRPYLVIDEAQHLSESILKRSRRTFNFQKLRTAIHIMSGLVNNGNDRNLTDIFAEQALGSYNVELLRGDLNAVEEAVDLFQQALYREYMASATGNPDNELIEQPLQNDQVMSLLDISGPVMMKLEQALSNVQLHFSALSHLFSSQPDRWLLSDRYLMSQFQSQLAKLSEADQTLNEFNETLQQQGEAAAFWITIRQSSEQSALQLSGGLLEATHYLTKNVYPYFAQPLFVGATLFTSPRSPYLYHQLDLERNNTLTRRFASPYNYKQDAKLLIAEDAPVPSAQNNSDYIKYLSDTIYQLTKNADYQTMILFNSLVMIEQVYSQLRETDLFDQRDILAQGITGNRDKILKQFSGGKNSILLGASSFWEGIDLPESALELLIITRLPFDSPDEIMNRAHNKLLQQQGKNPFYHSELPKATMRLRQGIGRLLRTEDDHGVAVVLDPRLQTRRYGKTILSSLPLDLPVNSKKTAELISITQKFLQNGKEDKVN; from the coding sequence GTGACACAGCGTAGTAGTCAGCGCACAAAAAAGCGTGACAAGAAAGCGCCAATCTACTCAGTTGTTGATTTAGAAACGACCGGAACGAATGTTAATCATGGTGATCGAATCATTCAAATCGGTTGTGTTCTCGTTCAAGATGGCGAAATCATAAATCACTTTGAAACAAAAATAAATCCACGAGAGAAAATTCCTCGTTCAATTGTTCAATTAACAGGAATTGAAGATAAAGACGTACGAAAAGCACCTTTATTTGAAGACATTGCTGGAACTATTTATAGCTTGCTGGCGGAAACGACCTTTGTGGCTCACAATGTTAATTTTGACTTTCCTTTCCTAAATGCAGAATTAGAGCGAGCTGGATATCCTTCATTGTCAATTCCAGCAATCGATACTGTGACCCTTAGTCAGATTCTTCTTCCTACTGCAAAGAGTTTCCGTTTACGAGATTTAACTAGTTCGTTGCACATTGAGCATGATCACCCTCATAGTGCAGTGTCAGACGCTGAGGCAACAGCAGACTTACTTAATGATTTGTTAAAACGAATTCAAGAATTACCAACGCTTACGCTTGAAAAGATTACTCAGTTGAAGCTCAACTTACCTCAGCAAACAGCCGGGGTTTTTGATGCTGAGTTACAGCGTCGACGTAAATCGCCTCAGCCATTAAGCGAAGAGCTGTATGTCTCCCACGGAATTGTTCTTCATAAATCGCGGCCAATCACTGCTAATAGTCAGCGGGAAAAGTATAAATATCCTTCCACTAAAAAGGCAAAGGAAAAGCTATATGGAGATACGTTGAGACTACGGTCTGTTCAAGCAAAAATGATGAACAGCATTTACAATAATTATACTCATGATGAACCCCAAAATATGATTGTTGAGGCTGGAACTGGAGTAGGGAAGACATTGGGCTACCTTTTTCCGCTAAGTTATGTTGCATATCCTGATAAGAAGATTGTCGTCAGCACAGCAACCAATATCCTCCAGCAACAAATTATTGATACATCAATCGCGCAACTAAACAAGGTGTTGCCTTTTAAAATGAATAGTGTGATTATCAAGGGAAACGCTCATTATATTGATATTGCCCGTTTTGTTCATTCCTTAAGTGTGATTGAAGATTCGAAGCTTGTTCAGTTGTTAAAAGCTAAAATTTTAGTATGGCTGCTTTCAACGCAAAGTGGGGACCTTGATGAACTTAATTTAAATTCTCAGCAGTCGCCATACTTTACTGAAATTCGGCATCAGGGTATTCGGAGCTTGAATCCAGCAAATGCCTTTTACCATGATGATTTTCTCATTCGGCGGGAAAAGCGGCTTCATCAAGCAGATATTATTATTACGAATCATGCATACTTGGTTGCTCATGCCCAGGAATTAGGGGATGGGACTCGCCGCCCATACTTAGTAATCGATGAAGCTCAGCACTTAAGCGAAAGTATCTTAAAACGATCACGGCGAACATTTAATTTTCAAAAATTGCGCACAGCAATTCATATAATGTCTGGGTTAGTTAATAATGGCAATGACCGGAACTTAACCGATATTTTCGCCGAACAGGCACTAGGTAGTTATAATGTTGAATTGCTTCGTGGCGACCTCAATGCAGTAGAAGAAGCGGTTGACCTTTTCCAGCAAGCCCTTTACCGTGAATATATGGCAAGTGCTACTGGTAATCCTGATAATGAATTAATTGAACAACCACTGCAAAATGATCAAGTGATGTCTCTTTTAGATATTAGTGGGCCCGTGATGATGAAGCTAGAGCAAGCATTGAGCAATGTGCAGCTTCATTTTTCTGCCCTCAGCCATCTGTTTAGCAGTCAGCCAGACCGGTGGTTATTAAGTGATCGTTACCTCATGAGCCAATTTCAAAGTCAACTTGCAAAATTAAGTGAAGCCGATCAGACACTAAATGAATTTAATGAAACGCTTCAGCAACAGGGAGAGGCCGCTGCTTTTTGGATTACCATTCGCCAATCAAGTGAACAAAGCGCCTTACAGCTTAGTGGGGGACTATTGGAAGCAACGCATTACCTCACAAAAAATGTTTATCCATATTTTGCTCAACCGTTATTTGTGGGGGCGACATTGTTTACATCGCCACGGTCGCCGTACCTTTACCACCAGTTAGATTTAGAGCGCAATAATACTTTAACGCGCCGCTTTGCATCCCCGTACAATTACAAACAGGATGCTAAATTATTGATTGCAGAAGATGCCCCAGTACCCAGTGCGCAAAATAATAGTGACTATATTAAATATCTCAGTGATACGATTTACCAACTAACGAAGAATGCTGATTATCAGACAATGATTTTATTCAACTCATTGGTGATGATTGAGCAGGTATATAGCCAACTTCGCGAAACGGATCTGTTTGATCAGCGGGATATTTTAGCCCAGGGGATTACGGGTAATCGTGATAAAATCTTAAAACAGTTTAGTGGCGGAAAAAATTCGATCCTTCTTGGTGCTTCTAGTTTTTGGGAAGGGATAGACTTACCAGAGTCTGCCCTTGAACTCTTAATCATTACGCGGTTGCCGTTCGATTCACCTGATGAAATAATGAATCGGGCTCATAATAAGTTACTCCAGCAACAGGGTAAAAATCCGTTTTATCATTCAGAACTGCCAAAAGCAACGATGCGGTTACGTCAGGGGATTGGACGATTGTTACGGACGGAAGATGATCATGGGGTGGCAGTAGTTCTTGATCCGCGACTGCAGACAAGGCGGTATGGAAAGACGATTTTGAGTAGTCTGCCCCTTGATTTACCGGTTAATAGCAAAAAAACTGCTGAATTGATTTCAATTACTCAGAAGTTTTTACAAAATGGTAAAGAGGACAAAGTTAATTAA
- a CDS encoding DUF5590 domain-containing protein, with protein MQSRREVQREQSRGSSMRTIRNLLIAILLILLIVWSVFAVSNQPRNSARRQTILLAEKYAHLRSPDQFYIYNRENTYYTISGKNQQNQPILVMVPQHGGKIRVLKQSSGITAARARAMTKSNRNPREILKVAPGVFNDKTVWEVTYRNQKGNLCYDLINFKTGQYVQNINNL; from the coding sequence ATGCAAAGTCGGCGTGAAGTTCAGCGTGAACAGAGTCGAGGTTCCTCAATGCGGACAATTCGTAACCTTTTGATTGCGATTTTACTAATCTTATTAATAGTGTGGAGCGTTTTTGCTGTTAGCAATCAGCCACGAAATTCAGCACGACGGCAGACGATTTTACTTGCCGAGAAATATGCTCATCTTCGGTCTCCTGACCAATTTTATATTTATAATCGGGAGAATACTTACTATACGATTAGTGGTAAGAATCAGCAAAACCAACCGATTCTGGTTATGGTTCCCCAACATGGTGGCAAGATTAGGGTCCTAAAACAATCGAGTGGGATTACTGCTGCAAGAGCACGGGCGATGACAAAATCAAATCGCAATCCGCGTGAAATTTTAAAAGTTGCTCCTGGGGTATTTAATGATAAGACTGTCTGGGAAGTAACATATCGTAATCAAAAAGGAAATCTCTGCTATGATCTGATTAATTTTAAGACTGGACAATATGTTCAAAATATTAATAATCTTTAA
- a CDS encoding DnaD domain-containing protein, translating to MTDASLLQHYLQAGETNISNLLLYHYKELGMTTSQFVLYLQFKSYQDRGIMNPDVRTIAKNLGTKERQVFEQLHQMMTNHLVEQKMRKMEDGKEDAIYDFSLLINKLALLNENDQAATVKVENTNNRVETFNQLEAEFGRPLSSMELQIVNDWLDKDNYSAIMIKLALRQAVMNSALNLQYMDRILQSWDRQGLRTERDINEHEKRFEQRKEVGQKPEKKTLKKPKIPIYKLGE from the coding sequence ATGACAGATGCAAGCCTTTTACAGCATTACTTGCAGGCGGGAGAAACAAATATAAGCAACTTATTGCTCTATCATTATAAAGAACTGGGGATGACAACTTCTCAATTTGTCTTATATCTTCAGTTTAAATCTTACCAAGATCGGGGAATAATGAATCCGGATGTTCGCACAATTGCAAAGAACTTAGGAACAAAAGAGCGGCAGGTGTTTGAACAGCTTCACCAGATGATGACAAACCATCTTGTTGAACAGAAGATGCGAAAAATGGAAGATGGCAAAGAAGATGCAATATATGATTTTTCGCTCCTTATCAACAAATTAGCATTGCTCAATGAGAATGACCAAGCGGCAACGGTTAAGGTTGAAAATACTAATAATCGGGTTGAGACATTTAATCAGCTAGAAGCCGAATTTGGCCGGCCCCTCTCATCAATGGAATTGCAAATTGTTAATGACTGGTTGGATAAGGATAATTATTCAGCAATAATGATTAAACTTGCTTTACGGCAGGCAGTAATGAATAGTGCGCTAAATCTTCAATATATGGACCGGATTCTACAAAGCTGGGATCGTCAGGGATTACGGACAGAAAGAGATATCAATGAGCACGAAAAGAGGTTTGAACAGCGAAAAGAGGTTGGACAAAAGCCAGAAAAGAAGACATTGAAAAAGCCTAAAATACCGATTTATAAATTAGGCGAATAA
- a CDS encoding DMT family transporter, which yields MEKSSSQVMKGIIWAAVASAMWGISGTVLQLISQNLAIPATWMLSMRTFSAGVILLVISVFLYGKKIFNVFKTRATAISVISYAILGLMANLLTFYYAIQTGNASAATILQYLSPLFIVLGGIVFMHRRPFRSDIIAFVVALIGVALCITRGNFTQLALPFVSLLWGLGSGITAAFYVVLPQRAADENPPIVVLGWGTMIAGVLFNLYRPFWVNPPHITTTLVASVATVVLFGTILPFGILLHATRYAPSDVVSIMDAVQPITTSILSVIFFKLNLNWAEILGIILVIIAVYILQNGRRKHTIHY from the coding sequence ATGGAAAAATCTTCTTCTCAAGTAATGAAGGGAATTATATGGGCAGCGGTTGCCTCCGCTATGTGGGGAATATCCGGAACCGTTTTGCAACTCATCTCACAAAATTTAGCAATTCCTGCTACATGGATGCTTTCAATGCGGACTTTTTCAGCAGGAGTAATTTTATTAGTAATTAGTGTATTTTTATATGGAAAAAAGATTTTTAACGTATTTAAGACACGAGCAACTGCTATTTCAGTTATTAGTTATGCTATTTTAGGATTGATGGCAAACCTGCTTACATTCTATTATGCTATTCAAACAGGAAATGCCTCAGCAGCAACAATTCTTCAGTATCTTTCCCCACTTTTTATTGTGTTAGGTGGAATTGTTTTTATGCATCGTCGTCCGTTCAGGAGTGATATTATTGCGTTTGTTGTTGCTTTAATTGGGGTAGCATTATGTATTACGCGTGGTAACTTTACTCAATTAGCTTTACCATTTGTATCCCTTCTCTGGGGGTTGGGCTCTGGAATTACAGCTGCATTCTATGTTGTCCTTCCACAACGAGCTGCTGATGAGAATCCGCCAATTGTTGTCCTCGGCTGGGGAACGATGATTGCCGGAGTCCTATTTAACCTCTATCGGCCATTTTGGGTCAATCCACCACATATTACTACCACATTAGTAGCATCAGTTGCGACAGTGGTGTTATTCGGAACGATTTTACCATTTGGAATTTTGCTTCATGCAACTAGATATGCCCCATCTGATGTAGTTAGTATCATGGATGCCGTTCAACCAATTACAACTTCGATTTTAAGTGTGATCTTCTTTAAATTGAACTTGAATTGGGCAGAAATTTTAGGAATTATTTTAGTAATTATTGCCGTCTATATTCTGCAAAATGGTCGGCGAAAACATACAATTCATTATTAA
- a CDS encoding PBP1A family penicillin-binding protein — translation MSNNNQSTRSERHNNNDNQQRNVGGLIKKILLWVAGIVVLLMVASAALFFYYASSAPKISRSDLTSQSITTIYDDQNRVISRLGAQKREYAKDNQIPKQLKNAVVSIEDRRFYKHHGVDTIRILGAATSNVFGRSAGMQGGSTLTQQLVKLSVFSTAASDRTLKRKAQEAWLAINVEQHFNKSQILDFYINKVYMGNGIYGMQTAAQYYYGKDLKDLDLSQLALLAGMPQSPTYYNPLVSNTKYATQRRNEVLNAMVRSNYITQSQANQAASESVTAGLDPDHGNISGSGTAVDSKVVDPYVKQVLADLQAQGYNPYSDGLKVHTNLDLDAQQHLYDAANKNVQFQNDKMQAGVAVTDPHNGQIIAMLGGRHTGNVVYGLNRAVQSNRSSGSTAKPLMDYGPAIEYLQWPTFKSIADTRFVFPGTNTVLHDFDKKYKGNMTMREALVQSRNVPAIRALQAVGIKRATSFLDGLGISQKQPYTLQNGIALYISPLQVSAAYAAFANGGTYYKPYYISSITTQDGSVKQFNPKGKRAMNKATAYMITDMLKGVFTDSQGSATDARLDGVNQAGKTGTTNYPGNSSQSGVMDSWMAGYTKNYSIAVWTGYDHPLEPGGSISEQYVKSAQLLYKDLMQYLDSQNHASDWTMPDTVEAVRVKGKRQLVIRDSKWVFDYTEDTSDDRDSSSTSSSSDSSSSSSSSSVSSSSSESRTEERNNAPAESSSSSAPASSSSSAPAQSSSSSPAPATQPSTTNP, via the coding sequence ATGTCAAATAATAATCAGTCAACGCGTAGTGAGCGTCATAATAACAATGACAATCAACAGCGCAATGTTGGCGGCTTAATAAAGAAAATCTTGCTATGGGTAGCAGGAATCGTTGTTCTACTAATGGTGGCATCTGCAGCTTTATTTTTCTACTATGCCTCAAGCGCTCCTAAAATTAGTAGAAGCGACTTAACAAGTCAGAGTATTACGACTATTTACGATGATCAAAATCGAGTAATTTCTCGTTTAGGAGCACAGAAGCGAGAATATGCCAAGGATAATCAAATTCCAAAGCAGTTAAAAAATGCTGTTGTTTCAATTGAGGATCGACGCTTCTACAAGCACCATGGTGTTGATACAATTCGAATTCTTGGAGCAGCCACTTCTAATGTTTTTGGTCGTTCAGCCGGGATGCAGGGAGGAAGTACGCTGACTCAACAGTTAGTTAAATTATCCGTCTTCTCAACAGCTGCCTCTGATCGAACATTAAAACGTAAAGCTCAAGAAGCATGGCTTGCTATTAATGTTGAGCAGCATTTTAACAAGAGTCAGATTCTTGATTTTTATATCAACAAGGTTTACATGGGCAATGGAATTTATGGAATGCAAACAGCAGCCCAGTACTATTATGGTAAAGATTTAAAGGATCTTGATCTTTCCCAATTAGCCCTTCTCGCCGGAATGCCACAATCTCCTACTTACTATAATCCACTTGTAAGCAACACAAAGTATGCAACGCAACGGCGAAATGAAGTATTGAATGCGATGGTTCGCAGCAATTACATTACCCAATCCCAGGCTAACCAAGCAGCAAGCGAAAGCGTTACTGCTGGTTTAGACCCTGATCACGGTAATATTTCGGGAAGTGGAACTGCTGTTGATTCTAAGGTTGTGGATCCTTATGTAAAGCAGGTTCTTGCTGATTTACAAGCACAAGGATACAACCCTTATAGTGATGGGTTAAAGGTTCATACCAATCTTGACCTTGATGCTCAACAACATCTTTACGACGCTGCAAACAAAAACGTTCAGTTTCAAAATGACAAAATGCAAGCCGGAGTTGCTGTTACCGACCCTCACAATGGACAAATCATTGCCATGCTTGGTGGCCGTCACACAGGAAATGTTGTGTATGGCCTTAACCGCGCTGTGCAAAGTAACCGTAGTTCTGGGTCAACCGCAAAGCCATTAATGGATTATGGTCCAGCTATTGAATACTTACAATGGCCAACTTTCAAATCAATTGCTGATACGCGGTTTGTCTTTCCTGGTACCAATACTGTCCTTCATGATTTTGACAAAAAGTACAAGGGCAATATGACAATGCGTGAGGCTTTAGTTCAATCACGGAATGTTCCTGCTATTCGCGCATTGCAAGCCGTTGGGATTAAGCGTGCTACTTCTTTCCTTGATGGGTTAGGAATTTCGCAAAAGCAACCATATACTTTACAAAACGGGATTGCTCTGTATATCTCTCCACTTCAAGTTTCTGCTGCATATGCGGCCTTTGCTAATGGTGGTACTTACTACAAGCCTTACTACATTAGCTCAATTACTACTCAAGATGGCTCAGTAAAGCAATTCAATCCTAAAGGTAAACGCGCAATGAATAAGGCTACTGCCTACATGATTACTGATATGCTTAAAGGAGTTTTCACGGATTCACAAGGAAGCGCAACTGACGCTCGACTTGACGGTGTTAACCAAGCTGGTAAGACAGGGACGACAAACTATCCGGGAAATTCTAGCCAGTCTGGCGTAATGGATTCCTGGATGGCTGGTTATACTAAGAATTACTCAATTGCAGTTTGGACTGGTTACGACCACCCACTCGAACCTGGTGGCAGCATTTCAGAACAATATGTAAAGTCAGCGCAATTGCTTTACAAGGACTTAATGCAATATCTTGACAGCCAAAATCACGCATCTGATTGGACGATGCCAGACACTGTTGAGGCTGTTCGAGTTAAAGGTAAACGTCAGCTTGTAATTCGTGATTCAAAATGGGTATTTGATTACACTGAAGATACATCAGATGATCGTGATAGTAGTTCTACTTCTAGCTCAAGCGATTCATCATCGTCTTCATCTTCTAGCTCTGTTTCAAGTAGTAGCAGCGAAAGTCGCACAGAAGAACGAAACAATGCTCCAGCTGAGTCTTCATCAAGCAGTGCTCCGGCTAGTTCAAGTTCATCTGCACCTGCACAAAGTTCAAGTTCTAGCCCTGCCCCTGCTACACAACCAAGCACAACTAATCCCTAA
- the recU gene encoding Holliday junction resolvase RecU: MTIHYPNGQQPVQHYNTHNELPTPHQSIYAKRGMSLEDEINHSNQYYLARHIAVIHKKPTPIQLVKVDYPKRSAAVIKEAYFRRPSTTDYNGVYRGYYIDFDAKETRNKNSFPLKNFHPHQIQHMRECVAQGGICFAFIKFTELDLLYLLPASNLFKYWDQQQSGGRKSILRTDIAKEGYQIHYQLNPRLPYLNAVDKIIAAKA; this comes from the coding sequence GTGACCATTCACTATCCCAATGGTCAGCAACCTGTACAACACTATAATACACATAATGAATTACCGACACCACATCAATCTATTTATGCCAAACGTGGGATGTCGTTAGAGGATGAAATCAATCATAGTAATCAGTACTATTTGGCTCGCCATATTGCTGTCATTCACAAAAAGCCTACCCCTATTCAGCTTGTAAAAGTTGATTATCCCAAGCGGAGTGCGGCTGTTATTAAAGAAGCATATTTTCGGCGGCCATCAACTACTGATTACAATGGAGTGTACCGTGGATACTATATTGACTTTGATGCTAAAGAAACACGTAATAAAAATTCTTTTCCATTAAAGAACTTTCATCCCCACCAAATTCAACATATGCGTGAATGTGTAGCACAGGGGGGAATTTGTTTTGCTTTTATTAAATTTACGGAGCTTGACCTGCTATATCTGCTTCCCGCATCCAACCTATTTAAATATTGGGATCAACAGCAAAGCGGCGGCCGTAAATCAATTTTGCGAACTGATATCGCTAAAGAAGGCTATCAAATTCATTATCAACTCAATCCGCGTTTACCATATTTAAACGCTGTTGATAAAATAATTGCTGCAAAAGCGTAA
- a CDS encoding DUF1273 domain-containing protein: protein MKRAWITGYRSYELNIFKDNDPKVQVIKEVLKKYLRAQLELNDDEFWVITGPQMGTERWGLEAALELQADFSQLKTALMFPFAEFGKQWNESNQLKLTNITQQVDFFANVSDKPYQSPQQLRNYQQFMLTHTDEAFLLYDPEYQGKTKYDYETIQKYKEESEYLMTLVNFDELQEEAEEWAERQREKDGF from the coding sequence ATGAAGAGAGCGTGGATTACTGGTTATCGAAGTTACGAATTGAATATATTTAAGGATAATGATCCCAAAGTCCAAGTAATAAAAGAAGTTCTAAAAAAATATTTAAGGGCTCAATTAGAATTGAATGATGATGAATTCTGGGTAATAACTGGACCACAAATGGGGACGGAAAGGTGGGGACTTGAAGCTGCCTTAGAACTCCAAGCTGATTTTTCACAATTAAAAACAGCTTTAATGTTTCCTTTTGCAGAATTTGGTAAGCAATGGAATGAAAGTAACCAGTTAAAACTGACGAATATTACTCAGCAAGTTGACTTTTTCGCGAATGTTTCAGATAAACCTTATCAGTCCCCGCAACAGTTGCGAAATTATCAGCAGTTTATGCTTACCCATACTGATGAAGCTTTTCTTCTTTACGATCCAGAGTATCAAGGGAAAACTAAGTATGATTATGAGACAATTCAAAAATATAAAGAAGAAAGTGAATATTTGATGACGCTTGTTAATTTTGATGAACTTCAAGAAGAGGCAGAAGAATGGGCTGAGCGGCAAAGAGAAAAAGATGGATTTTAA
- the gpsB gene encoding cell division regulator GpsB, translating into MDNIKFTPQDILHKQFKERNIGKGYDEADVDAFLDDVIKDYDTYNKELERLNDENERLRAKVDELNRQVEVGSSMSNQTASRQPVSSATNMDILKRLSNLERRVFGSQLDGNDNNDSHLL; encoded by the coding sequence TTGGATAACATAAAATTTACTCCACAAGATATTTTGCACAAGCAATTTAAGGAGAGAAATATTGGCAAAGGCTATGATGAAGCGGATGTTGATGCTTTCTTAGACGATGTTATTAAAGACTACGACACCTATAATAAAGAACTTGAACGTTTAAATGATGAAAATGAACGTTTAAGAGCGAAGGTTGACGAATTAAACCGTCAAGTAGAAGTTGGCTCGTCTATGAGTAACCAAACTGCTTCTCGTCAACCTGTATCGAGCGCTACAAATATGGATATTTTAAAGCGTTTATCTAATCTTGAACGTCGTGTATTTGGTTCACAATTAGATGGTAACGATAATAATGACTCACATTTGCTTTAG